GATAGTGGGCGTGCGCGTTGTTCGGATGCGCGTCGAGCACTTCGCTCAACTGCGCGTCGGCTTTCTGCCAGTTGCCCTGCGTCATCGATTGTTCGACCTGCTGCGCGGTCGGCACGGCGGCCAACGCGAGCGGCGAGGCGACCGACAGCGCGAGGGACATCGATAAGGCGAGAGCCGTCAAAGTCTTTTTCATGTGCGGGCCGGGCGTTGCGACGCCCGTCTCCATTCGAAGCTGCGATCGGTGATTGCCAAGACATCGCAAGGCGGATACCCGAAAGCGCAAAAGTCCACGAAGCGACGGCGGCAGCCGCCGGGGTTACTGCGCCGGCGTATTCAGCTGCTTTTTCAGGGCTTCCAGACGGTCTTCCACCGAAGGGCCGCGATTGAGCGCCGCGAGCTTGTCGTCGAGCGCCTTGCCGGACTTCTGGTCCGCCGAATTCAGGCGCGCGTCGGAGCGGGCGTTCGCGAGCTCGACCTTGTCCTCCAGCTTCTGAAAATCTTCCGACAGGTTTCTTCCGCCGATGCCGCCCAGCGCCGTGGCGGCCGTGTCCTTCGCCTGCGCGATCTGCTGCTTCGCCTGAAGGATGTTCGAGCGCGCGTTGAGATCGTTGCGGCGCTGGCGCATGTCGGCGATCTGCTGCTTCAGGTGATCGACCGAAGGCACGAGTGTTTGCAGTTCGGCCGCGAGCGCGTCGCGCTCCGTTTCGGCATTGGCTTGCGCCGCGAGCGCTTCGCGCGCGAGACCTTCGTCGCCGCTTTGCAGCGCGCGTTTGGCGCCGTCTTCGTACTTCTTCGCTTTCTCGGCGGCGGCGTCGCGCTTGCTTTGCTGCGTGGCGACCTGCGCCTCGATCTCGATCAGCGAGTTCTCCGCCTTCGCGATGCTGTCGTCCAGTTCGCGCACGATCTGGCGGGCGTCGCGCGAGGGATCCTGCATGGTGTCGGCGGCATCGTTCAGCAGACCTTTGACGGTGCGCGAGATGGAATCGAAAAGCGACATGTATGTATCTCCTGGATGAAAACCACGGACCACTAGACCGCGGCTGGCGCGCCGCGCATCGAATGTGAGGCGCCGCGCCCGGAATGCAAGCGCAAGCGCGCGGCATTCACGCGCGGGTTTACCCGTTCATTAGAGCACGTCGCGACTTAATATGGACTTAAGCAAGGTGAAGGAATGTAACGGCTGCGCAGACGCGCGCCGTGAAGAGGGAGGCGTGCGACGAGCCTAGCCGCCGAGCCGTTCGTCGCCGGTCAGCGACGCGTCCTCGCCGGCGCTTTCGGTGTCGTCGCGGCTGACGGGAACGCTTGTCGTCGCCACTGTCGCCACCGTCGATGCAGCCGCCGCCGCAGCCTGCGATCGCGCGATCTTGGCCGCGCCCGCGGCAGCTTCGCGCGCTTCGCGGGCCGCTGCTTTAGCGGCCACGCTGCGTAGCGCGACATCGAGCGGATCGGGGGCTTTCGGCGCGCGCAGACGGTCGACGATGCCCGCCACCTTGATCTGCTCGCTCGTCGCGTTGAAGTTGAGCACCGCCCGCCGCATGAGTTCGCTCACGCTGATGCCGAGGTCGTCCGCGGTCTTGCTGATGGCGAGCTTCTGCGCGGGGGTCACGAATACAACGATGCGTTCGGTAGGCTTGGTCGTCATGAGCGGCTCGCAGACAGTAAGGCGATTGCAAACATCGCATGCGCGGTCCCGGCGCCGGGATCGCTCACTTCGTTACCGCAGGTCGTTCGCCGGCGAAAAGCCCCGGCTATACATGTATCCATCATATCGGTTCGCGAGGCGGCTGTGCGTGCTCGCTGTTTTGCAGCGTCCACCGAATGCGCGTCCTGGATCATCGTATGAGCGTGCACGAAAAACCGCGTCCGATCAACGGCTTGGCTATTTTCTCATAGGGTTGTCCACAAGGCTCTCAACAATTTCTGTGGGTAAGCGCACGTTGCTTTCGGCCAGCCTCTTCGCGTCGACTGGCGGCATTTGCTTACAAAAAATGCCCGCTCATTCTGTAGCGGCCCGTCCGAATTCTTTAAAATGTGCCGTTACTCTTCGGTCGGACCGGCTCATGCATTCGCTCGCCGGTCTTTGCCGCGCTTGCGTTCTTCCACGCGCGCTTTGATCCGCCGCCTGATCCGCTTCTTTCGATACGCCGCGCAGTGCGCGCTACCAAGCGTGCTATAAGGCGCGCCGAACCATCCCAGTCATGCCTATCATCAAACGCCCCGACTCTTCGAATTCATCGCGACACGATCGCGAGCCGCGCTGGAACGACTCACGCAACGACTCGGGGGCGGGCCGCGACGGCGGCGGTAGCGGTGGAAACGGCCGCAACGGCCGGAACAATGGCAATGACCGGAGCGGCCGCGATGGCGGGCGTTCGGTGGCCGGGCGCATCGCGCTGTGGTTCGCGGGTCTCGCGGCGGTGGCGGCGGTGGTCGGCGCGCTCATCGTGGGCTATGCGCTCGTCGTGATGGAGCCGAACCTGCCGTCGCTCAATGCGCTCATCGACTATCGGCCGAAGGTGCCGCTGCGCGTCTACACGGCGGATCACGTGCTGATCGGCGAATTCGGCGAAGAGCGGCGCAGCCTCGTGCGCTTTCAGGACATTCCGGACCAGATGAAAAAAGCGGTCCTCGCGATCGAAGACTACCGTTTCTACGATCACGGCGGCGTCGATTTCGTCGGCATCCTGCGCGCGGGCGTGACCGACCTGATGCACGGCGGCGCATCGCAGGGCGCGAGCACGATCACGATGCAGGTGGCGCGGAACTTCTTCCTCTCCAGCGAGAAGACGTACACGCGCAAAGTCTACGAGATGCTGCTCGCGTACAAGATCGAGCGCGCGCTCACGAAGGACCAGATTCTCGAGCTGTACATGAACCAGATCTATCTGGGCGAGCGCGCATACGGTTTCTCTGCCGCGGCGCGCGTGTACTTCGGCAAGGACCTGAAGGACATCACGCTCGCCGAAGCCGCGATGCTCGCGGGTCTGCCCAAGGCGCCGTCCGCGTATAACCCGGTCGTGAATCCGAAGCGCGCGAAAGTGCGCCAGCAGTACATCCTGAAGCGCATGCTGGACCTCAACTTCATCACGCGCGAACAGTACGATCAGGCCGTCGCCGAGGAAATCCACACGAAGTCGGCGGGCACCGAGTACGGCGTGCATGCGGAATACGTCGCGGAAATGGTGCGACAGATGATGTACGCGCAGTACAAGGAAGAGACCTACACGCGCGGCCTGACGGTGACGACGACCATCGATTCGGCCGATCAGGACGCCGCTTACCGCGCAGTTCGCAAAGGCGTGATGGACTACGAGCGGCGTCACGGCTATCGCGGGCCGGAGGGCAACATCGCGCTGCCGTCGGCGGCGGATGACCGCGCCGAAGCCATCGAAGACGCGCTCGTCGATCACCCGGACAATGGCGATCTCGTCGCGGCCGTGGTGACGGCGGCGAGCCCGAAGCAGGTGAGCGTGCAGTTCGTTGGCGGTGAAACGGCGACGATCTCTGGCGAAGGCTTGCGCTTCGTGGCAGCGGCGTTGCGCAGCAATGCGTCGAAGGCGCTCGCCATCCGGCCGGGGTCGATCATCCGCCTGACGAAGGACGCGAAGGACAACTGGCAGGTCACGCAGTTGCCGCAGGTGGAAGGCGCGCTCGTTTCGATGGTGCCGCAGGACGGCGCGATCCGCGCGCTCGTGGGCGGCTTCGACTTCAACAAGAACAAGTTCAATCACGTCACGCAGGCGTGGCGTCAGCCGGGTTCGAGCTTCAAGCCGTTCATCTACTCGGCGGCGCTCGACAAGGGTCTGGGACCGGCGACCATCATCAACGACGCGCCACTGTACTTTCCGGCGCCCGCGGGCGGCGAGCCGTGGGAGCCGAAGGACGACGATCAGCCCGACGGCCCGATGTCCATGCGCACCGGCTTGCAGAAGTCGAAGAACCTCGTGTCGATCCGCATCCTGTCGTATATCGGCACGGGCTACGCGCAGGACTTCGTCACGCAGAAGTTCGGCTTCGACAAGGACAAGACGCCGCCGTATCTGCCGCTCGCGCTGGGGGCCGGGCTCGTCACGCCGTTGCAGCTGAGCGGCGCGTATTCGGTGTTCGCGAACGGCGGCTATCGCATCAATCCGTATCTGATCGCGCAAGTCGCCGATGCGCGCGGCACCGTGATTTCGCGCGCCGATCCGCTGACCGCGGGCGCGAACGCGCCGCAGACGCTCGAACCGCGCAACGCGTACGTGATGAACAGCCTGCTGCACACGGTCGCGACTTCGGGTACGGGCTCGGGCACCAACGTGCTCAAGCGCAACGACTTGCAGGGCAAGACCGGCACGACCAACGACGCGAAGGACGGCTGGTTCGCGGGCTATCAGCATCAGCTCGTCGCGGTGGCGTGGATGGGTTACGACCAGCCGAAGTCACTCGGCACGAAAGAGTTCGGCGCGCAGCTCGCGTTGCCGATCTGGGTCGAGTACATGGGACGAGCGCTGCGCGGCATCCCGCAACAGCAGATGGCGATGCCCGACGGCGTGACGACCGTCGACGGCGAACTGTTCTATGCGGACCGCACGCCGGGCGCGGGCTTCGTCGCGAGCATCGGTCTCGACAATACGAACCCGATGGCGGGCGATTCGACGACCGCGGGCGGCGTCGGCCCCGCGGGCATGCAGGCGCCGCCGGTCCCGCAGGTCACCACCGACGAGCGCAAGCAGATCATGGATATGTTCAACCGGCCCTGATCAGCTTGCTTCAAAAAAAAAACGCGCCGTGGCTGGCGCGTTTTTTTGCGTTCGGCGGCGAGTTACTTGCCGACTGTCGCCGCCGATTTCACCGCGCACTCTACGTTGAGCGTGCTTTTGTCGGCGAAGGTGAGGGCGAGCGGAATCGTCGAGCCGATCTTGAGCGGCTTGGCGGGCTGTTCCATCATCAGGTGATAGCCCTTCGGCGCGAATTCCAGCGAGCCGTGCGCGGGCACCTCGACGGTATCGACGGGCGCCATCGTTGCCGTGCCGCCCTTGTTCTCCGACTTGTGCATCATCGTCATGGCGAACGCGGGACTCGTCGCGGCGGTGAGCGTCGCGGGCGCATCGCCGTTGTTCGACACGACGAAGTAGCCCGATGACGGCAGACTCGGCGGCATCGCGCGGACCCAGCAATCATGCGCTTCGAGCGTCGCCGCGTGCGCGGCGCTGGCGAAGACGGCGAACGACGCGCATGCGAGCGCGCCCGAGAGGAATGTGTTCTTGTTCAAAGCGGCCTCACTTGACCGTGAAGTTGTAGTGACCTTGCGTGCGATGACCGTCGGCTGCGACCGCGGTCCATTGCACCGTATAGACGCCCGGCGCGAGATCGCCGAGGGCGACGCTCATGTGCTTCTTATCGTTCGCATCGACGGCCGACTTCGCGGTGTTGACTTGCGTGCCGTGCGCGTCGGTGACGAGAAGCGAGCTGAAAGTCGGCTCGATGCGCTCACCGAACTCGATGGAGACTTCGTGCGGCGCGCTGACCGTCGCCCCGGGGCCGGGCTGCTGGAGCTTCGGCAGCGCGTGAGCGAGCGCCAGTTGCGTGGAAGCGGCCAGCGCGAACGCGAGCACGCTCCGCAATGCGGATTGGAACGTCATGGTGTGTCCTGTCGAAAACATGGTGTTGCGACGCGCCTTATCGCTTCGCAGAGAAGCGGATCACGCGTGCGGATGATGGGCGATTCAGCCGAATGCAGGCGGCGCGCGAGGTTGCGCGTTAGCGAAGCGCGAAAGAGGTGACGCGCTGTCGGCGTTAGCTACCGAGAAAGCGTCGCGAGGGAAGTGCGCGAAGATACTCGCGCGAACGAAGCTCGGCGGCGCCGGCGCGTGTCCGACGAAGCCGCAATAGCCGCAGGCGTCGAGCGTGCCGACCGCGCTGTGTCCGGCATGGTGCGCCGAGTGGATGTCGGGCGTATCGATACGCGACGCGCATATCGATGCGAGCAGCGCTTCGAACGGCTCGGCCTTCAGCGTCTGCGATACGACGGGCGCGAGCGAGAGAAGCAGCATCGCCCACACCGCCGCGATGCCGCCGATCTTTCCCATGATGCCGCGCCGCAAGGAATGCATGCCTGTTCCCGAGCCGATAACCGATAACCGCAATAACCGATGCCGCTGAACGGGCGATTATGCCATGCACGAAAGTGCGGCTTTACTGATGCGCTGGGTGCGTAACGAGTCGAAGCGACGCAGCGCGCGGGCATCGTTTCGAGTATTGATCGTCATGGACCGTTGCTTTTCCATAAACGATGCTCTATAATCTTTTCTTCGACGGACGCGGGGTGGAGCAGTCTGGCAGCTCGTCGGGCTCATAACCCGAAGGTCGTAGGTTCAAATCCTACCCCCGCAACCATTCTCATAGACACGTTTCTGACTGTGGTCGCAATAAGTCGCTCAGAAATGTCGTCGAAACTAGCGTAGTAAGCCCCGTCACGTCGTTCTACCGTGATCCGCCCGAACAGGGTGGCATCAATTTGCCGGGCTTCACCTGTTTTCCCAGCTAGTAGCTCCTTCAGTTCAGCGGTTCTCCGACGCACGCTGCGCAGTTTTTGCGTAGTGTTCGCTGCCTATTCTCCTGTTTGCCAAACTTCGTTGTAACGCCTCGCGTTCGGCTTGCGTGCGCTTGACCGCTCGATGAGCGCGGGGGCGATGCCAAGTTCGGCGATGGCTTGACTCAGGTTGTCCATCTCCATCGTCAGCGCGTCGAACTGCGCCTTCGCGTGCTTGGCTGCGTCGCGGTCGCCGTCATCGTGTCCTAGATAGCGCCGAACGACTGCGTCGATATCGGCCTGAGCCGCTTCGGAACAGAGTTCGTCGCGCAACACGCCAAGCAGTCGTTCGTCGGTCTGCTTGCGGAATACGGAAATGCCTTCACAGGGATGCTCGCCGCGCTCCTTGCGCGTGACGCAGCCGTAGTAGCGCGGGTTGATCGCCGTGAGTGCGCCGCAATGCACGCAGCGCAGAGAATAATGTCTTCAGCGGCGCGCTTTTGCCTATTGTGCCGGAGTTCAGACGGTCGCTCACCATGCGCGCACGCACGGCTTCCCAAAGCTCGTCCGACACGATGCGATAGTGCGCGCGGTGCTCCGTTTTCCACTCGTGCTCGGGTCGGTTCTCACGCACCCGCTTGCCGCTGTCTGGATTCTTCAGCCGTTGCGACCTATTCCAGTTATAGACGCCGATGTACGACGAGTTGTTGAGAACGCCGGAGCCTTTGTTGGGACTGCCGAAGAGCGCCGAACGCATTCAGGTGCCGCCGCGCCGTGAGGGAATGCCGCGGCCGTTTAGGTCGTCACAGATTTGCAGGGTAGATCAGCCAGCGGCGAATTTCTTGAAAATGAAACGATGGTTTCAGCTTCCTTCGCGCTGACCTGATAGTCGCTGCCGCGCTCCGTCTTCACAATGTCGCAACCATAGCTCTTGCCGCCCGTAATGAAACCGCGTCCGACCTTTGGCGCGTTCGTTGCCGTGATCGGTGAAGTGGCCCTTCACAACAAGGCGCTGACAGCACAGCGAGTGGCGACGCACCGCAGCGGGCGTGGCTTCGCGGATCGGGCTGCAGAACGGTCGTGTCGCGCCGCTCGTCGGCCTCAGATGACGGGCGAGCGACATCAAGGCGGAGGGGATCATGTTCAGGATCGTGCGCACGAGTGCGGCGCTGCTGTTTCTGCCCAACTGCACGATCATCGAGATCGTAGGCGATTCGAATAGTATCGCCGACAGCGGCAATGACAGTGGTCGCCTTACCGTGCCTGACGTGCGTGGATCCAATGCGTCAGGTATTGCTGCCGATAGGCGAGAAAAAGTAAGACACCTAGTCAGTGCACCGCTTTCATCAGCGGGACGGGCCGTTACCGCTTGGATGGATCATCGAAAACTACGAATATTCCGATTCATCAAAAAAGTCAGTTGATTGAATTGACATCCTTATCTTCGAACCCTAAATTCCTTGTCGGGACGCTCCGGACGAGACTTTTTCTTATCGTTCCGTCCTATTGAATAGGGATGCGAATGAACGCAGTAACGAAAGACTTGGTAGACGCGCTACGCCATCCGAGTGCGCGCCTCACTCAGCATCTGAGCATATGGATTGGGACGCTCGACCTTGATCTTGATGTGTTCAAGTTCAAGATCAAAGCGGGGCTCTGTGATGACTATCGAGTCGAAGTGACCGTGACCTCACCGCAACTCGATATCGACGGCAAGCTCTTGGTCGGTCGGCGCGCGGGCCTGCAGATCGACGAGCGGGTGGCGGTGCCTTCGGTCGATTACATCGAGCCGGTCGATCATGCGGCCGCAACCTTCAATGGGATCGTCACGCGTTGCAAACGTGTCGGCGCGAACCGCGACGAGGCGACTTATCAACTGCGCATCGAGCCGAGATTTGCCGCGCTTGGCAAGCGAATACAAGGTTCTGACGTTTTCAAGGACGTGACCTTCCAGGACCTGGTCACGCAACTGCTCGTAGACCGGAAGAACGTTGATGCGTTCGATATCGAGTTTCATCTGGAAGGCGCGCAGGAGAAGATGGAACAGGTGGTGATGTACGAGGAGTCCGTCTGGAACTTCATCACCCGTCACGCGAAACGTAAGGGCATCTGCTGGTTCTATAAACAGGGGCGCGGCAAGGATGGCCAACTCGACGTCCTTGTATTCACCGACAATCCGCGGGCCTACGTGCGCTCGATCGACGTGCCCTTGCTCTCCGATTCCGGTCTGAACAGCAACTGGCACGAAGCGAC
The Caballeronia sp. M1242 DNA segment above includes these coding regions:
- a CDS encoding PspA/IM30 family protein, translating into MSLFDSISRTVKGLLNDAADTMQDPSRDARQIVRELDDSIAKAENSLIEIEAQVATQQSKRDAAAEKAKKYEDGAKRALQSGDEGLAREALAAQANAETERDALAAELQTLVPSVDHLKQQIADMRQRRNDLNARSNILQAKQQIAQAKDTAATALGGIGGRNLSEDFQKLEDKVELANARSDARLNSADQKSGKALDDKLAALNRGPSVEDRLEALKKQLNTPAQ
- a CDS encoding penicillin-binding protein 1A: MPIIKRPDSSNSSRHDREPRWNDSRNDSGAGRDGGGSGGNGRNGRNNGNDRSGRDGGRSVAGRIALWFAGLAAVAAVVGALIVGYALVVMEPNLPSLNALIDYRPKVPLRVYTADHVLIGEFGEERRSLVRFQDIPDQMKKAVLAIEDYRFYDHGGVDFVGILRAGVTDLMHGGASQGASTITMQVARNFFLSSEKTYTRKVYEMLLAYKIERALTKDQILELYMNQIYLGERAYGFSAAARVYFGKDLKDITLAEAAMLAGLPKAPSAYNPVVNPKRAKVRQQYILKRMLDLNFITREQYDQAVAEEIHTKSAGTEYGVHAEYVAEMVRQMMYAQYKEETYTRGLTVTTTIDSADQDAAYRAVRKGVMDYERRHGYRGPEGNIALPSAADDRAEAIEDALVDHPDNGDLVAAVVTAASPKQVSVQFVGGETATISGEGLRFVAAALRSNASKALAIRPGSIIRLTKDAKDNWQVTQLPQVEGALVSMVPQDGAIRALVGGFDFNKNKFNHVTQAWRQPGSSFKPFIYSAALDKGLGPATIINDAPLYFPAPAGGEPWEPKDDDQPDGPMSMRTGLQKSKNLVSIRILSYIGTGYAQDFVTQKFGFDKDKTPPYLPLALGAGLVTPLQLSGAYSVFANGGYRINPYLIAQVADARGTVISRADPLTAGANAPQTLEPRNAYVMNSLLHTVATSGTGSGTNVLKRNDLQGKTGTTNDAKDGWFAGYQHQLVAVAWMGYDQPKSLGTKEFGAQLALPIWVEYMGRALRGIPQQQMAMPDGVTTVDGELFYADRTPGAGFVASIGLDNTNPMAGDSTTAGGVGPAGMQAPPVPQVTTDERKQIMDMFNRP
- a CDS encoding copper chaperone PCu(A)C — encoded protein: MNKNTFLSGALACASFAVFASAAHAATLEAHDCWVRAMPPSLPSSGYFVVSNNGDAPATLTAATSPAFAMTMMHKSENKGGTATMAPVDTVEVPAHGSLEFAPKGYHLMMEQPAKPLKIGSTIPLALTFADKSTLNVECAVKSAATVGK
- a CDS encoding copper resistance protein CopC, encoding MTFQSALRSVLAFALAASTQLALAHALPKLQQPGPGATVSAPHEVSIEFGERIEPTFSSLLVTDAHGTQVNTAKSAVDANDKKHMSVALGDLAPGVYTVQWTAVAADGHRTQGHYNFTVK
- a CDS encoding DUF2946 domain-containing protein, with the translated sequence MGKIGGIAAVWAMLLLSLAPVVSQTLKAEPFEALLASICASRIDTPDIHSAHHAGHSAVGTLDACGYCGFVGHAPAPPSFVRASIFAHFPRDAFSVANADSASPLSRFANAQPRAPPAFG
- a CDS encoding recombinase family protein, whose product is MRSALFGSPNKGSGVLNNSSYIGVYNWNRSQRLKNPDSGKRVRENRPEHEWKTEHRAHYRIVSDELWEAVRARMVSDRLNSGTIGKSAPLKTLFSALRALRRTHGDQPALLRLRHAQGARRASL